One Nocardioidaceae bacterium SCSIO 66511 genomic window carries:
- a CDS encoding ABC transporter ATP-binding protein, whose protein sequence is MTNAIETRPALQVRDLGVAYRMAGRQYAALRDIDLDVGPGEIMGVVGESGCGKSTLAAAILGILPPGGSITAGTVDVCGTDVAAIGGEELRRLRGPGASMIFQDPFTSLNPAFTVGYQLCIVQAAHDTGGSRREQRRLAQATLTEAGIPDAAAAMAAHPHELSGGQRQRVMIAMALLLKPKLLIADEPTSALDVTMEAQILTLLRKLRDDHGTAIVFVSHDLGSVAQLCDAVTIMYGGRVVESAPTGQLYASPQHPYTRALLEAVPSWRRRVDNLATILGRPPSLTDELPGCVFAPRCGAVRDACTAAEPALLPAGGGVARCLIHDPESEYRAQPDLVVGAEQ, encoded by the coding sequence GTGACGAACGCGATCGAAACAAGACCGGCACTGCAGGTAAGGGACCTGGGCGTTGCGTACCGCATGGCAGGTCGGCAGTACGCCGCCTTGCGCGACATCGATCTCGACGTAGGACCCGGCGAGATCATGGGTGTCGTCGGAGAGTCCGGCTGTGGCAAGTCGACCCTTGCCGCCGCCATCCTGGGCATCCTCCCGCCCGGCGGCTCAATCACTGCCGGCACCGTTGACGTGTGCGGAACCGATGTGGCGGCTATCGGCGGCGAGGAGCTGCGCAGGCTTCGCGGACCCGGCGCGTCGATGATCTTCCAAGACCCGTTCACTAGCCTCAACCCTGCATTCACCGTCGGGTATCAGCTCTGCATCGTCCAAGCCGCCCACGACACCGGCGGATCACGTCGCGAGCAACGTCGACTCGCACAGGCGACGCTGACCGAGGCCGGCATCCCCGATGCCGCGGCCGCGATGGCGGCCCATCCGCATGAGCTGTCCGGCGGGCAGCGCCAACGTGTGATGATCGCGATGGCCCTGCTGCTGAAGCCGAAACTGTTGATCGCCGACGAACCGACATCGGCGCTCGACGTCACGATGGAGGCGCAGATCCTCACGCTGCTGCGCAAACTTCGCGACGACCACGGCACCGCGATCGTATTCGTGTCTCACGACCTCGGATCCGTCGCCCAGTTGTGCGACGCGGTCACCATCATGTACGGCGGCCGCGTCGTCGAGTCGGCGCCGACCGGCCAGCTGTACGCGTCACCGCAGCACCCGTACACGCGGGCCCTGCTCGAGGCAGTGCCGTCCTGGCGGCGCCGAGTGGACAATCTCGCGACGATTCTGGGCCGTCCACCGTCGCTGACCGACGAACTGCCCGGCTGCGTGTTCGCTCCCCGATGCGGCGCCGTACGCGACGCGTGCACGGCCGCGGAGCCCGCGCTCCTACCGGCAGGCGGCGGGGTCGCCCGGTGTTTGATCCACGACCCGGAGTCGGAGTACCGAGCACAGCCCGATCTCGTGGTGGGGGCGGAACAGTGA
- a CDS encoding ABC transporter permease, with amino-acid sequence MTDSVAASTRPSRFSAPGRFVRRVARSGAGTFGIVVVGMVILVAIFAPWISPYDPTAIDVPRRMEGPSTDFWLGTDQLGRDLLSRIIGGTRIALKIAGVSVLIGLLIGVLLGLIAGYLGGIVDTVLVIVFDAVQSFPAVILALTVLALLGSSTTGMILIIGVAMVPGFARVTRASVLTVKQNAYIDAERSLGAGRLRILFVHVLPNVVAPLLVLTAMNIPSAVAVESGLAFLGLGVQPPTPDWGVILNEGFERIFLSPWPVVWTCLTLAIVTLGFTFLGERLRDVLDVRTDSESEAL; translated from the coding sequence ATGACAGATTCAGTTGCCGCGTCGACACGACCGAGCAGATTCAGCGCTCCGGGGCGTTTCGTGCGCCGAGTCGCCCGCAGCGGCGCCGGCACGTTCGGCATTGTCGTCGTCGGTATGGTCATCCTGGTCGCGATCTTCGCACCGTGGATCTCGCCGTACGACCCGACTGCGATCGACGTTCCCCGCCGCATGGAAGGACCCTCGACCGACTTCTGGCTCGGCACCGACCAGCTCGGGCGCGACCTGCTGTCACGGATCATCGGCGGCACACGCATCGCCCTGAAGATCGCCGGAGTGTCTGTACTGATCGGCCTGTTGATCGGGGTTCTCCTCGGACTCATCGCCGGATACCTCGGCGGCATCGTGGACACCGTCCTCGTGATCGTCTTCGACGCGGTGCAGTCGTTCCCCGCGGTGATTCTCGCGCTGACCGTCCTCGCGCTGCTCGGCTCATCGACGACCGGCATGATCCTCATCATCGGCGTCGCCATGGTGCCGGGTTTCGCGCGCGTCACGCGCGCGTCGGTGCTCACCGTCAAGCAGAACGCGTACATCGACGCCGAACGCAGTCTCGGCGCAGGTCGCCTCCGGATCCTGTTCGTCCACGTGCTGCCCAACGTCGTTGCGCCGCTGCTCGTGCTGACTGCAATGAACATACCGTCCGCGGTCGCCGTCGAATCGGGCCTTGCGTTCCTCGGTCTAGGAGTGCAGCCGCCGACGCCGGATTGGGGCGTCATCCTCAATGAGGGCTTCGAGCGGATCTTCCTGTCACCGTGGCCCGTGGTGTGGACCTGCCTGACTCTCGCGATCGTGACGCTCGGTTTCACCTTCCTCGGTGAACGGCTGCGCGACGTGCTCGATGTACGCACCGACTCCGAGAGCGAGGCGCTGTGA
- a CDS encoding ABC transporter permease, whose amino-acid sequence MLSYTLRRILSAAVVVLLLLAAVSVLVHILPGDPVRLMLGPKAPPALSARAREEMGLDSSIPAQIWDFIVGAAHGDLGRDFVSREPVMSLIGKALPHTLLLAVGSLCVAIVGSLLLGVVSANRPGGWLDRIVGTASVGILSIPAYVVGLLLLLVFAVQLEWFPAIGTGDLTDPLDYLSHLVLPVLSLALVWVGYLARIVRSSMLEVLSTNYIRSARAYGIPRRRVLYQLALRNAMMPVVALLGIALGELIGSAIFIEVIFTRDGLGTLVYNAITDRNYPVIRGGVVTIAVLFVVANLLADLANRALDPRTKEGAAS is encoded by the coding sequence ATGCTCTCGTACACGCTTCGCAGGATCCTGTCGGCCGCCGTGGTCGTTCTCCTTCTCCTCGCCGCGGTCTCCGTACTGGTGCACATCCTCCCGGGAGATCCGGTTCGGCTCATGCTGGGGCCAAAGGCGCCGCCGGCGCTGTCGGCTCGGGCGCGCGAGGAGATGGGTCTGGACTCGTCGATACCGGCGCAGATATGGGACTTCATCGTCGGCGCCGCTCACGGTGACCTCGGCCGTGATTTTGTGAGCCGCGAGCCGGTGATGTCCCTTATCGGCAAGGCGTTACCGCATACCCTGTTGCTCGCGGTGGGCTCGTTGTGCGTGGCGATCGTCGGCTCGCTTCTACTCGGCGTCGTCTCGGCCAACCGCCCCGGTGGATGGCTCGACCGGATTGTCGGTACGGCGTCGGTCGGCATCCTCTCGATCCCGGCGTACGTCGTCGGTCTGTTGCTCCTGCTGGTGTTCGCGGTCCAGCTGGAGTGGTTTCCCGCCATCGGTACGGGCGACTTGACGGACCCGCTCGACTACCTGTCTCACCTCGTGCTCCCGGTGCTGTCGCTGGCCCTGGTATGGGTGGGGTACCTGGCCCGAATTGTGCGCTCCTCGATGCTCGAGGTGTTGTCGACCAACTACATCCGGTCCGCGCGCGCGTACGGAATCCCGAGGCGCCGTGTGCTGTACCAACTCGCACTCCGCAACGCGATGATGCCGGTGGTGGCGCTCCTCGGCATCGCCCTCGGCGAGCTGATCGGCAGCGCGATCTTCATCGAAGTCATCTTCACGCGCGACGGCTTGGGCACGCTCGTCTACAACGCGATCACCGACCGGAACTATCCCGTCATCCGCGGCGGGGTGGTCACCATCGCCGTGCTGTTCGTCGTCGCGAATCTGCTCGCCGACCTCGCGAACCGAGCCCTCGACCCGCGTACCAAGGAGGGGGCGGCGTCATGA
- a CDS encoding ABC transporter substrate-binding protein has translation MAWSQRLEARAGSVDRRTFLRAAAAAGVLLGAGVSACGVESTSDGLGKRLVLRQLGEMSNLDPAFAVGQPDYELMVCVYEGLVGYPPGTMHSVSTIAEEMDVNEDGTRIRFRVRPGVRFHAGYGEVTAEDVKFSFERIAGVDGHHLSSPYALDWGTLEQVRVTGRYTGEIRLKAPFAPLFRTTLPLFSGFVLSKRATTERGDRYATSPIGTGPYEFVEWEPRQYALLRKFDGYSGSNSEYAHPVIWDEIEIRGILNDNSAAIGLTTGELDYGAIAPIDAPRLRGDDGFAVDRHLSFDYTFIGMNEKHEKLQDKRVREAVRAAIDVDSILAAAFDNAYDRATAIVPPTMGIGYWEDAPVRKPDPERARELMAEAGATDTTFNLTAATDQEASDVVLQVVQANLREAGIASEISMQEPGTFYTLGGRVQAAREIFYAGFNGLPDPFYSTVWFTCSQIDKWNYQSYCDKTFDHLNDRATRTLDEDERDRLYVEMQRRWDDACNTVWVTWQTTTYAGNTEVAPSIGKDGRMLPWNFRKQA, from the coding sequence ATGGCTTGGTCGCAGCGATTGGAAGCCCGCGCGGGCTCCGTCGACCGTCGGACGTTCTTGCGTGCCGCTGCGGCGGCCGGGGTGCTACTCGGCGCCGGCGTGAGCGCATGTGGTGTCGAGTCGACTTCGGACGGCCTGGGTAAGCGCCTCGTGCTTCGCCAGCTCGGCGAGATGTCGAACCTCGATCCCGCGTTCGCCGTCGGTCAGCCGGACTACGAGCTGATGGTCTGCGTGTACGAGGGTCTGGTGGGTTATCCACCCGGCACGATGCACTCCGTCTCGACGATTGCCGAGGAAATGGACGTCAACGAGGACGGTACGCGGATACGGTTCCGTGTCCGGCCGGGCGTACGGTTCCACGCAGGGTATGGCGAGGTCACGGCCGAGGACGTGAAATTTTCGTTCGAACGCATCGCCGGTGTCGACGGTCACCATCTGAGTTCGCCGTACGCCCTCGACTGGGGGACTCTTGAGCAGGTCCGGGTGACCGGACGCTACACGGGCGAGATTCGCCTGAAGGCGCCGTTCGCGCCGCTGTTCCGGACGACGCTGCCGCTGTTCTCCGGATTCGTGCTGTCGAAGCGGGCGACGACCGAGCGCGGAGATCGTTACGCCACCAGTCCGATCGGAACCGGCCCGTACGAGTTTGTCGAATGGGAACCGCGGCAGTACGCGTTACTGCGCAAGTTCGACGGCTATTCGGGTTCGAACTCCGAGTACGCGCACCCGGTGATCTGGGATGAGATCGAGATCAGGGGAATCCTGAACGACAACTCCGCCGCGATCGGGTTGACGACCGGGGAGCTCGACTACGGAGCGATCGCGCCGATCGACGCACCCCGTCTGCGCGGCGACGACGGGTTCGCCGTCGATCGACACCTGTCGTTCGACTACACGTTCATAGGTATGAACGAGAAACACGAGAAGCTGCAAGACAAACGCGTGCGGGAGGCGGTTCGCGCCGCCATCGACGTCGACTCGATCCTCGCCGCAGCCTTCGACAATGCCTACGACCGGGCGACGGCGATCGTCCCGCCCACCATGGGAATCGGCTACTGGGAGGACGCCCCCGTACGAAAGCCTGACCCTGAGCGTGCGCGCGAGCTGATGGCCGAGGCGGGTGCAACCGACACGACGTTCAATCTGACGGCCGCGACCGACCAGGAGGCGTCGGACGTCGTCCTGCAGGTAGTCCAGGCGAATCTGCGAGAAGCGGGAATCGCGAGTGAGATCTCCATGCAGGAGCCCGGCACCTTCTACACCCTCGGCGGCAGGGTGCAGGCGGCGCGGGAGATCTTCTACGCCGGCTTCAACGGACTGCCCGATCCGTTCTACTCCACCGTGTGGTTCACGTGTAGCCAGATCGACAAGTGGAACTACCAAAGCTACTGCGACAAGACGTTCGACCACCTCAATGACCGTGCCACCCGCACGTTGGACGAGGACGAACGTGATCGACTCTACGTGGAGATGCAGCGCCGCTGGGACGATGCCTGCAACACCGTGTGGGTGACCTGGCAGACGACGACCTACGCCGGCAACACCGAGGTCGCGCCGAGCATCGGCAAAGACGGCCGCATGCTGCCGTGGAACTTCAGGAAACAGGCCTGA
- a CDS encoding TetR family transcriptional regulator C-terminal domain-containing protein, which produces MVAMTSSPPPQRTRKRPAERRAEIIDAATQLALTEGLECITLRRIADMLQIRPGTIGHYFPVAEDLVAETFGTVAEAELSSLLPLNEDDTPKQQLARFLSLALSAKFHDVNRLWLNARHLARYRPTLRSRVIVQGDHWRDRLAKLIQSGVDAGDFDTAQPETVALKILVAVDGLSADLNADPKLPLEVLLMATDVAEKELDLPHGSLRDPAVQ; this is translated from the coding sequence ATGGTCGCCATGACGTCAAGCCCTCCACCGCAACGCACCCGTAAGCGTCCGGCCGAGCGCCGCGCCGAGATCATCGACGCCGCCACACAGTTGGCGTTGACCGAAGGCCTTGAATGCATCACGCTTCGGCGCATCGCCGACATGCTCCAGATCCGGCCAGGCACGATCGGGCACTATTTCCCCGTCGCCGAAGACCTCGTCGCCGAGACCTTCGGCACCGTCGCAGAAGCCGAACTGTCGAGCCTCTTACCTCTAAACGAAGACGACACCCCAAAGCAGCAACTCGCGCGGTTCCTATCACTCGCGCTCTCCGCGAAGTTCCATGACGTCAACCGCCTCTGGCTCAACGCTCGCCACCTCGCGCGCTACCGACCAACCCTTCGATCCCGCGTCATCGTCCAAGGCGACCACTGGCGCGACCGACTCGCCAAACTCATCCAATCCGGCGTCGACGCTGGCGACTTCGACACCGCCCAACCTGAAACCGTCGCGCTGAAAATCCTGGTCGCCGTCGATGGCCTGAGCGCCGACCTCAATGCCGACCCGAAGCTGCCACTCGAAGTCCTTCTAATGGCAACCGACGTCGCCGAGAAGGAACTCGACCTGCCACACGGGTCGCTCCGCGATCCGGCAGTTCAATAG
- a CDS encoding glycine betaine ABC transporter substrate-binding protein, producing MKSSTNLPKLRMRSLAALAAIGLVLTGCGLDDEPKAKSGDLAEDADLDGASLTVGGKEFTEQLILCEITAQSLESAGADVNRKCGLAGSNTTQASLKSGDIDMYWEYTGTTWISYLKHTDPIPDAQKQYDAVAEEDLKKNGIEWLDPAQYNSTYAIAVASDKADELGVKSLSDYAELAKSNPDDASMCVNSEFEARNDGLPGLEKKYGFELPSSAVKTIAMGTIPKAVSEGNPCNFGDMTSVDGRIPALDLTVLEDDKSFFPIYNPAPNVNKDVLADNPDIAKVLNPIAAALDEEAIQKLNAKVDIDGLQPEDAAEEWLQEHDFIG from the coding sequence ATGAAGTCCTCAACCAACCTCCCTAAGCTGCGGATGCGTTCGTTGGCCGCACTGGCCGCAATCGGCCTCGTTCTGACCGGTTGTGGACTCGACGACGAACCCAAGGCCAAGTCGGGCGACCTCGCTGAAGACGCAGACCTCGACGGCGCCAGCCTGACCGTCGGCGGCAAGGAGTTCACCGAGCAGCTCATCTTGTGCGAGATCACCGCGCAGTCTCTCGAGTCCGCCGGCGCCGACGTCAACCGCAAGTGCGGGCTGGCCGGCAGCAACACAACCCAGGCTTCGTTGAAGTCCGGCGACATCGACATGTACTGGGAGTACACCGGCACCACCTGGATCAGCTACCTCAAGCACACCGATCCGATCCCCGATGCGCAGAAGCAGTACGACGCCGTCGCCGAGGAAGACCTGAAGAAGAACGGCATCGAGTGGCTCGATCCGGCGCAGTACAACAGCACGTACGCGATCGCCGTCGCCAGCGACAAGGCCGACGAGCTCGGCGTCAAGAGCCTCAGCGACTACGCGGAACTCGCCAAGTCCAACCCCGATGACGCCTCCATGTGTGTGAACTCGGAGTTCGAGGCCCGCAACGACGGCCTGCCCGGCCTGGAGAAGAAGTACGGGTTCGAGCTGCCCTCCAGCGCAGTCAAGACCATCGCCATGGGCACCATTCCGAAGGCAGTCTCCGAGGGCAACCCCTGCAACTTCGGCGACATGACGTCGGTCGACGGCCGCATCCCCGCCCTCGACCTCACCGTGCTCGAGGACGACAAGAGCTTCTTCCCGATCTACAACCCCGCACCGAACGTGAACAAGGACGTCCTCGCCGACAACCCCGACATCGCCAAGGTACTGAACCCGATCGCCGCCGCGCTCGACGAGGAAGCGATCCAGAAGCTCAACGCGAAGGTCGACATCGACGGCCTCCAGCCCGAGGACGCAGCCGAGGAATGGCTGCAGGAGCACGACTTCATCGGCTGA